A region of Acipenser ruthenus chromosome 51, fAciRut3.2 maternal haplotype, whole genome shotgun sequence DNA encodes the following proteins:
- the LOC117398400 gene encoding E3 ubiquitin-protein ligase TRIM39-like yields the protein MESPAPAPVSAELGDVPCDFCPSEIKRGAVRSCLTCRGSYCEEHLQPHYETAGLKRHALVQPLRDLEQKLCKQHQRLLELYCRTDQSCICMTCALKDHQNHAAILAEEGRVEKQNELREIQAEIENLIEERLIELERLNQAVESLKLSAHKERAKSDQVLSELIHSIERIRTEVGELIGAKEKAAVSRADEQREQLEQEIQELRKRKAEMEQLSETEDHIHFLQSFQSVCAPPAAQQLFDNIDDSFWTLRKAVSRLKDHLEGFWEVELMKATIAVDVTLDPDTAHPALILTEDGKEARPGDKRQSLPDNRKRFDQSVFVLGRGGFSSGKHYWEVEVGEKIIWRFGVTRESSQRKGDITVNPQKGFWTVRWDGEGNQFYAATEPVTPLPLSLKPQKLGVYLDYEEGQLSFYNVETRSHIYTFTDTFTEKLYPLFCPGIYYSGKNAAPLIICPHTYTD from the exons at GGAATCCCCagctcccgctcctgtctctgCTGAGCTCGGAGACGTGCCTTGTGATTTCTGCCCCAGCGAGATAAAGCGCGGAGCGGTCAGGTCGTGTTTGACGTGCCGGGGCTCGTACTGCGAAGAGCACCTGCAGCCACACTACGAGACCGCGGGGTTGAAGAGGCACGCGCTGGTCCAGCCTCTCAGAGATttggagcagaagctttgcaaACAGCACCAGAGATTGCTGGAGCTTTACTGTAGAACCGATCAGAGCTGTATCTGCATGACCTGTGCTCTCAAAGATCATCAGAATCACGCTGCTATCCTAGCAGAGGAGGGGAGAGTGGAGAAACAG AATGAGCTGAGGGAAATACAGGCGGAAATAGAAAATCTCATTGAGGAGAGACTGATAGAGCTGGAGAGACTGAATCAGGCTGTGGAGTCTCTTAAG CTCTCGGCACACAAGGAAAGGGCTAAAAGCGATCAGGTCCTGTCTGAGCTGATCCACTCCATTGAGAGAATCAGGACGGAGGTGGgagagctgattggagctaaagagaaggctgcagtgagtcGGGCCGACGAGCAAAGGGAACAACTGGAGCAGGAGATCCAGGAGCTGAGAAAGAGGAAGGCTGAGATGGAGCAGCTTTctgagacagaggatcacatccactTTCTGCAG AGTTTCCAGTCTGTCTGTGCCCCTCCTGCTGCTCAGCAGCTCTTTGATAACATAGACGACTCTTTCTGGACTCTGAGGAAAGCTGTGTCACGACTCAAAGACCACCTCGAGGGATTCTGGGAAGTGGAGTTGATGAAAGCAACTATCGCAG TtgatgtgactctggaccctgatacagcacaccCCGCGCTCATCCTCACTGAGGATGGGAAGGAAGCCAGACCTGGAGATAAACGACAGTCTCTCCCTGACAATCGAAAGAGATTTGATCAGTCAGTCTTTGTCCTGGGCAGGGGGGGGTTCAGCTCAGGGAAacactactgggaggtggaggtgggggagaaGATAATCTGGAGATTTGGAGTCACCAGAGAGTCTTCTCAGAGGAAGGGGGATATCACTGTGAACCCCCAGAAGGGATTCTGGACTGTTAGGTGGGATGGTGAGGGCAATCAGTTCTATGCTGCGACTGAACCTgtgacccccctccccctgagCCTGAAGCCtcagaagctgggggtgtatctggattatgaggaagggcagctctcattttacaatgtggagaccagatctcacatctacactttcactgacacctTCACTGAGAAGCTCTATCCTTTGTTTTGTCCTGGTATTTATTACTCTGGAAAAAATGCCGCTCCACTGATCATCTGCCCGCACACATACACAGATTAA